In Streptomyces sp. NBC_01408, one DNA window encodes the following:
- the recR gene encoding recombination mediator RecR — MYEGVVQDLIDELGRLPGVGPKSAQRIAFHILQAEPTDVRRLAHALLEVKDKVRFCAVCGNVAQEERCNICRDPRRDLSVICVVEESKDVVAIERTREFRGRYHVLGGAISPIEGVGPDDLRIRELLARLADGTVTELILATDPNLEGEATATYLARMIKPMGLKVTRLASGLPVGGDLEYADEVTLGRAFEGRRLLDV, encoded by the coding sequence TTGTACGAAGGCGTGGTCCAGGACCTGATCGACGAACTGGGCAGGCTGCCCGGCGTCGGGCCCAAGAGCGCGCAGCGGATCGCCTTCCACATCCTGCAGGCCGAGCCCACCGACGTCCGCCGCCTCGCGCACGCGCTGCTTGAGGTGAAGGACAAGGTCCGGTTCTGCGCGGTGTGCGGGAACGTGGCGCAGGAGGAGCGGTGCAACATCTGCCGCGATCCGCGCCGCGACCTGTCGGTCATTTGTGTCGTCGAGGAGTCGAAGGACGTCGTCGCGATCGAGCGGACCCGTGAGTTCCGGGGCCGCTACCACGTCCTCGGCGGCGCGATCAGCCCGATCGAGGGCGTCGGCCCGGACGATCTGCGCATCCGTGAGCTGCTGGCGCGCCTGGCGGACGGTACGGTCACCGAGCTGATCCTGGCGACCGACCCGAACCTGGAGGGCGAGGCGACCGCCACCTACCTCGCCCGCATGATCAAGCCCATGGGCCTGAAGGTCACCCGCCTGGCCAGCGGGCTCCCCGTCGGGGGAGATCTGGAGTACGCGGACGAGGTCACGCTCGGGCGGGCCTTTGAAGGAAGGCGACTTCTCGATGTCTGA
- a CDS encoding GntR family transcriptional regulator, whose protein sequence is MPGSGAVTRNTLRQQIADALRDEVLAGRLPPGTEFTVKQIAEQYEVSATPVREALVDLSAQGLLELVQHRGFRVRVYSVDDFRGMVEARSLVVDGIFRRLAERGTAPGAGEMLVSVRRRAEEARRAAHSGSLEVLIGYDLRFWRELSGLVGNTYISEFLHRIRVQCWVFAVPHLQREPQLRAALWDRHSELVDAVTLADADEVRRLVQDYNQHGLDWAAEL, encoded by the coding sequence ATGCCAGGCAGCGGAGCTGTCACCCGCAACACACTTCGCCAGCAGATCGCGGACGCGCTGCGTGACGAGGTGCTCGCGGGACGTCTGCCTCCGGGTACCGAGTTCACGGTCAAGCAGATCGCCGAGCAGTACGAGGTCTCCGCGACCCCCGTACGCGAAGCCCTCGTGGACCTCTCCGCCCAGGGGCTGCTCGAGCTGGTCCAGCACCGGGGCTTCCGGGTGCGGGTCTACTCCGTGGACGACTTCCGGGGCATGGTCGAGGCCCGCTCGCTGGTCGTGGACGGCATCTTCCGGCGGCTGGCCGAGCGCGGCACCGCGCCCGGGGCCGGCGAGATGCTGGTGTCGGTGCGCCGCCGCGCCGAGGAGGCGCGGCGGGCCGCGCACAGCGGTTCGCTGGAGGTGCTGATCGGCTACGACCTGCGCTTCTGGCGGGAGCTGAGCGGGCTGGTCGGCAACACCTACATCTCCGAGTTCCTGCACCGCATCCGGGTGCAGTGCTGGGTCTTCGCCGTCCCGCACCTCCAGCGCGAGCCGCAGCTGCGGGCCGCCCTGTGGGACCGGCACAGCGAGCTGGTGGACGCCGTGACCCTGGCGGACGCCGACGAGGTACGACGCCTCGTGCAGGACTACAACCAGCACGGGCTGGACTGGGCCGCCGAGCTCTAG
- a CDS encoding YbaB/EbfC family nucleoid-associated protein, with the protein MIPGGGQPNMQQLLQQAQKMQQDLAEAQEELAQAEVDGQAGGGLVKATVTGSGELRALVIDPKAVDPEDTETLADLVVAAVQAANENAQALQQQKLGPLAQGLGGGTGIPGLPF; encoded by the coding sequence GTGATTCCCGGTGGTGGCCAGCCCAACATGCAGCAGCTGCTCCAGCAGGCCCAGAAAATGCAGCAGGACCTCGCCGAGGCCCAGGAGGAGCTCGCGCAGGCCGAGGTCGACGGCCAGGCCGGCGGCGGCCTGGTCAAGGCGACCGTGACCGGCTCCGGTGAACTGCGCGCCCTGGTGATCGACCCGAAGGCCGTGGACCCGGAGGACACCGAGACCCTCGCCGACCTGGTGGTCGCGGCGGTGCAGGCCGCCAACGAGAACGCCCAGGCGCTCCAGCAGCAGAAGCTCGGCCCCCTGGCCCAGGGGCTGGGCGGCGGCACCGGGATTCCCGGCCTCCCCTTCTAG
- a CDS encoding SLATT domain-containing protein → MSQPEMQPEGPPRDPREEGDGPMAAGDLTGRPFPLGDWGEPAERLDELYRRVEADALRTAEWYLSDRARKRLGARVLRACAAVGAVTGSALPLLELTGSVPGASAYGYLALLFGAAALGCDRFFGLTSGWMRNVATAQAVQRRLQTLQFDWASENVREVLGPTEGTASEAAERCLTVLRRFSEDITELVRSETADWMVEFRAGPAPLVMQSLGASGARSDAYVPPARFPLPPGTRPNMPRQRPPEQPR, encoded by the coding sequence GTGAGCCAGCCGGAGATGCAGCCCGAGGGGCCACCCCGGGATCCCCGGGAGGAGGGCGACGGGCCGATGGCGGCGGGCGACCTGACCGGACGGCCGTTCCCCCTCGGGGACTGGGGTGAGCCTGCCGAGCGGCTCGACGAGCTCTACCGCCGGGTCGAGGCCGATGCGCTGCGCACCGCAGAGTGGTATCTGTCCGACCGGGCGCGCAAGCGCCTGGGCGCCCGCGTGCTGCGGGCCTGCGCGGCCGTGGGCGCTGTCACGGGGTCCGCGCTGCCGCTGCTGGAGCTGACGGGCTCGGTGCCGGGCGCGTCGGCGTACGGGTACCTCGCGCTCCTGTTCGGCGCCGCCGCGCTGGGCTGCGACCGGTTCTTCGGCCTGACGTCCGGGTGGATGCGGAACGTGGCGACCGCGCAGGCGGTGCAGCGGCGGCTCCAGACGTTGCAGTTCGACTGGGCCTCGGAGAACGTCCGCGAGGTCCTCGGGCCCACCGAGGGCACGGCGAGCGAGGCCGCCGAGCGCTGCCTGACCGTGCTGCGGCGCTTCTCGGAGGACATCACCGAGCTGGTGCGCTCGGAGACAGCGGACTGGATGGTGGAATTCCGCGCCGGGCCCGCGCCGCTGGTGATGCAGTCCCTGGGCGCCTCCGGGGCCCGCTCGGACGCGTACGTCCCCCCGGCCCGCTTCCCCCTCCCCCCCGGCACCCGCCCGAACATGCCCCGCCAACGCCCCCCGGAACAGCCCCGCTGA